The nucleotide window TGGGCATGAAGGTGCTGGCCTATGATGAATACCGAAACCCGGATTTTGAAAAGGAAGGCTGCCGGTACGCAGAACTGTCCGAGCTTTTGGCAGAATCCGACGTGATCGCGCTGCACTGCCCCTTGTTCCCTTCTACGGAAGGCATGATAAATAAGGAAACCATAGCGAAGATGAAGGATGGAGTGATCATCCTGAATAATTCCAGGGGAGCTCTGATCAAAGAGCAGGATCTGGCAGAGGCGCTTGCTTCCGGAAAGGTTTATGCCGCCGGGCTGGATGTGGTCTCCACGGAGCCTATCAAAGAAGACAATCCGCTTCTCTCGGCTCCCAACTGTTTTATCACGCCTCATATTTCGTGGGCTCCCAGGGAGTCAAGAAAGAGACTCATGGACATCGCGGTACATAACCTGAAGGCTTTCCTGGAAGGCGAGCCTGTAAACATCGTAAACAAATAGGAGGGATAGTTGTGATTATCAATGATGCGTTTTCAGTGAACAAATATGCATACCTGGATGTTAAATTCGAGAAAGCATATGAATTTTTGAGAAGGAAAGACCTGGCTGATCTGCCGGTTGGAAAATATGAGATCGACGGCGAAGATGTGTTCGCCATGGTGCAGGAATATGAGACCTCACCGGAATCAGAGCTTCAGTTTGAAAGTCATAAGAAATACTTTGATATTCAGTATATGATCCATGGAAAAGAATACTTCAAAATGATTTCCACAGAAGGGCTTAAAGTAAAACAGCCTTATGACGAGAACAGCGACGTAATGTTTTATGAAGATCCGGAAGACAGCAGCGTTGCGTATCTGACCGACGGCCAGATGGCTGTAGTAGCGCCGGAGGAGGCACATAAGCCCCGCTGTGCTGCGGGCCAGCCTGAGAAAGTAAGAAAAATTGTGGCAAAGGTAAGAGTTTGACAGAATCTCAGATAAGCAGATTCAGAAAGTGGAGGTTATTATGTTAAAAATATCATTTCAGGAATTAGTTGATACATTTGAAAGAATTTTACTGAGCCGTAAGGTGGATCCGGAGCTCGCACATTTGGCGGCCCTGAACTTTGCTGAGACCAGCGCCGACGGCGTTTATTCCCACGGTGTGAACCGTTTTCCCAGAGTGATTGAATATCTGGACAAGGGTGTCGTAGACGGCAAGGCCACGCCGGAGTGCGTGAGTGCTTTTGGAGGCTTTGAACGCTGGGACGGCCATATGGGCCTTGGAAATGCCAACGCGAGAAAGGCCATGGACCGCGCCTGCGAACTGGCTAAAGAACATGGAATCGGAATCGTAGCCATCGGAAACACCAATCACTGGATGAGAGGCGGAGCTTATGGCTGGCAGGCGGCTGACAATGGCTGCATCGGAATGTGCTGGACCAATACCATGCCCAATATGCCCGCATGGGGGGGCATGGAGCCTAAGGTGGGAAATAATCCCTTTATCATTTCCATCCCCAAATCTGATGGACGTCACATTGTGGTGGATATGGCCATGAGCCAGTTTGCCTATGGAAAGATCGAGCTTGCCAGGATGAAAGGTGAGAAGCTGCCCGTGCCCGGAGGCTGGGACAGCGAGGGCAATGTGACCACAGATCCTGCGGAGATCGAGAAGACCCGCCGTGTTCTGCCCATCGGATACTGGAAGGGTTCCGGCATGTCCATCGCTCTTGACCTGGTGGCAGCCGTATTGTCCGGACGCAATTCCGTTACGGATATAGGAAAGAAGTATACTGAGGAAGTCGGACTCTCCCAGGTGCTGATTGCCATCGACCCTGAGTGCATGAATACCAAGGATCTGACCGACAGCATCATCGACACGGTCGTGGAAGATATCAAAGCGTCTACTCCGGAGAGAGAAGGCGGAAAGATCTTCTATCCCGGTGAAATTGAGATCAATACGAGAGAAGACCATATGAAGAACGGAATCCCTGTGCTGGAAGAAGTCTGGGAGAAAATTCAGTCTCTGTAAATACCCAAAAAGGAGGGGGCAGGTACCATGAAAGTTGAATTTGAAAAACTGATCTCGTGTGCACGGGAGATTTTTGAGAAAGCAGGAGTTCCCGGAGAAGAGGCGCAGATTGTGGCGGAAGAGCTGGCTATGGCCAATATGATGGGAGTAGATTCCCACGGCGTACTCAGGATTCCCCAGTATCTGGATGAGATGAAGAGCGGCCAGATCAAACCTGGTGCTTCGCTGGAAATCGTAAAAGAAACTCCCGTAACGGCCATTCTGGACTGTAAGCAGAACTTTGGACAGGTCGGAGCGAGGAAGATGGTGGACATCGTAGAGGAGAAGGCGAAGAAGAACTTCATGGCCTGCGCCCTCAGCCTGAACGCCAACCATATCGGACGCCTTGGTTCCTATACGGAAGAGCTGGCCAGAAGAGGTCTGATCGCCTTTGGTACCGTAGGTGTGTATTCTGTAGGACCGATGGCGCCCTGGGGAGCCATGGAACCGAAGCTGGGCACCAACCCGATCTCCTGGGCGGTTCCCAGAAAGGGACATGATCCGCTGGTAATGGACTGCGCGACCACCGTGGTGGCGGAAGGCAAACTGAGAGCCTACGTGCAGAACGGAAAACAGGTGCCGGAGGGCTGGATCAAAGACGGATATGGAAATGATACCACCAATCCTCTGGACTTCTATGCAGAGCCTAAGGGCTCCATCATGCCTATGGGCGGAAAGATCAGCGGAGCAAAGGGCTCCGGACTGGCGATCATGGCGGATATGTTCTCTGTGGTCCTGGCCAATGATGATTACTGGAGCTGGGAAAAGAACGGCGGCGTGAGATATGCGGAGAACAGCGTATATCTGATGGCTCTCAATCCGGAAGCATTCTATGGGCGGGAAGTATATGAAGAGCAGTGTGAAGTACATGCTCAGTTCATAAAGAACGCGAAGCCCGCGGAAGGCGTAAAGGAAGTGCTGCTTCCCGGCGAATTCGAGCAGAACATGGCCGCAAAGCGGAGGGCAGAGGGAATCGAGCTGGCGGACAACACCTGGGAAGGACTAATCGAGATCGCTCAGGGACTTGGCTGCAAATGGTCGGAAGGCTTAGAAGTATCCAAAAAAGAAAACAGGTTTGTCGGTTATTGATAAATAAAACGGAGGAATGAAACCATGAGAATCAAAGTAGCGGAGTTAAAAGAGTTCTGTCTCGATATCCTGACAGAAACAGGCATGCCTGAGGATGAGGCAAAGATTCTGACGGAAACGCTTCTGGAGGCTGACCAGAGGGGGGTTAAATCACATGGCGTGATGAGCCTGAAGCGTTACGTGAACCTGATGCAGACGGGCGTGATGCCGAAAAAGCTTGATTATAAAGTTGAGGTGGACAATCCAGTGATCGCAGTGTGGGACGGAAACCGCTGCTGCGGCCAGGTCCTGGGCCATACGGCCATGAAGGCGGCCATTGAAAAAGCAAAGACATATGGCATTGGCTTTGTAGGCGTGAAGAACAGCAACCATTTTGGAGCAGGCGCATATTATGCACAGCTGGCTGAAAAAGAGGGGATGATCGGTATCTCCGCATCCACAGGCGATCCTACCATGGCGCCTTGGGGCGGCGCAGAGAAAATGATCGGAAATAACCCTCTGGCTATTTCTGTTCCTACGAAAAATGTTCCTCCGATCACCCTGGATATGGCACAGAGTGTAGTGGCGTTTGGAAAGATCGCCAACATGAAACGCCAGGGCTGCAAGGAAGTGCCCGCAGGATGGGCGCTGGATGCAGAGGGTATGCCTACCACGGATATTGAAAAGGTGTATTCCGTAATGCCGCTGGGCGGCTACAAAGGTTTCGGACTTTCCCTGATGGTAGATGTCATCAGCGGCCTGCTGATCGGCGGAGGCACCGGCGTACGGGCGAACCCGGACCAGATGGGACCGGCTCATACCTTTATCGCGATCGATACAAAAGCATTTGGTGATACAGAACAGTTCCTGAACAGAGTGGATGCCCGTGTGGCAGAGTTTAAGTCCTGTAAAAAGTCAGCGAATTCGACCGGCATCTTTATGCCTGGCGAGATTGAAGAAAAATGCTATGCAGAATCACAGGAAGCGGCAGACATCATCCCCGAGATCGTGGATGATCTGAATGCGCTGGCTGAAGAAATGGGCAGAAAGGTCCGTTTGCATGAAGTTTGATTATTTTGTTCCTACGAAGCTGGTATTTGGATGCGGGACACTGAACAGTCTCCATGAACAGGAACTGCCGGGAAAAAAGGCCCTGATCGTAGTTACCTGTGGAAAGTCTGTGAAGGACAACGGGTATCTGGACCGGCTGGAAGAGCAGCTGCGTATGGCGGGCGTGGAATATGCAGTATTTGATAAGATCTTGCCGAACCCCGTAAAACGGCACGTGATGGAGGGCGCCGAGTGCGCCCGCCAGAACGGCTGTGATTTTGTGATCGGCCTGGGCGGTGGAAGCAGCATCGACGCTTCCAAGGCCATAGCGATCATGGCGGTGAATCCCGGGGATTATTGGGATTACGTAAATGGCGGAAGCGGAAAAGGGATGCCGATTCCCAACCGTCCCCTTCCCATTGTGGCGATCACGACCACTGCCGGGACCGGAACGGAGACGGACCCCTGGACGGTGAATACGAAGGAAGAGACCAATGAGAAGATTGGGTTTGGCTGTGACTGGACATTTCCGACTCTGTCTGTAGTGGATCCGGAGCTGATGCTGTCCGTGCCGAAGAAGTTTACGATCTATCAGGGATTTGACGCTCTTTTCCACAGTACGGAGTGCTATCTTCATAAAGCGGCCAGCGTGATCAGCGACATGTTTTGTATCAAGGGAATTGAGCTGATTGGAAAAAGCCTGGCCAGAGCAGTAGAGAACGGAAGTGATCTGGAGGCGAGGACAGACGTGGCGCTTGCCAATACTCTCGCTGGATTTTCTCAGTCACTGTCATGCTGCATTTCTGAGCATTCCCTAGAACATGCCATGAGTGCATACCACCATGACCTTCCCCACGGCGCAGGACTCATTTTGATCTGCAGGGCGTATTATACGTATTTGGTAAACAGCCATTCCTGCGATGAAAAGCTGGTGAACATGGCGAAAGCCTTAGGGAAAACGGATGCGAAGGAGCCCATGGATTTTGTTCATGCCCTGGAGGAGCTTTTAAAGGCCTGTGGAGCGGATGATTTAAAGATGTCAGATTTTGGTATCCGGGAAGACGAGTTCCGGACTCTGGCTAAAAATGCGAGAGATACGATGGGAGGCCTTTTTGAAGGCGATCCCTGTGAGATTGACGAGGATGCCTGCGTCCGGATTCTGCAGGAATCCTACCGGTAGCGGCAGGCCGTCATATCGGCGTGTCCATCGGAGCGTATGACTGTCAAAAAAGATTTCCGGCGCTCGGCGCGTGTTCCGGCTTCTGTTGAAAGAAGCGGAACACGCGTTTTTTTGCAAAATTTTTGTAATAGGAAATTGACAGGCGTTATGGTATACTGAAGATAAGACGGCAGAGAAGAACGGCGTGACAAAAGACGGAGAGGAGAAGTGAGGAGTATGGAAGGATATAACAGCGGTAGCTTTCAAAGCCAACCGGATTATCAAAATCCGGCCGGGGGCCAGAGCTGCACAGGATGGAATATGACTCCGAACCAGAGGGCGGTGAAGGACTGCGGAAGCTCCCCGTGTTTTTTAGCGGGCGTGATTCTCTATTCGGCCGCATTGCTGATCGGGCTGTTTCAAAGTGTCATGGGAAATGGGAGCGTCTATGTAAATATGGTGGAGCAGGCCGGGATGATCAATTCTGGAATTTTCTCTGGTATGGCCATCGTGTTGTCGCTTATCTTGATGGTTCCGGGAATCCTCATCTGCGCCGGCATGTGGATGTTTTATGGGAGCAGCAGAGGGGAAGGTGTACCGAC belongs to Qiania dongpingensis and includes:
- a CDS encoding Ldh family oxidoreductase translates to MRIKVAELKEFCLDILTETGMPEDEAKILTETLLEADQRGVKSHGVMSLKRYVNLMQTGVMPKKLDYKVEVDNPVIAVWDGNRCCGQVLGHTAMKAAIEKAKTYGIGFVGVKNSNHFGAGAYYAQLAEKEGMIGISASTGDPTMAPWGGAEKMIGNNPLAISVPTKNVPPITLDMAQSVVAFGKIANMKRQGCKEVPAGWALDAEGMPTTDIEKVYSVMPLGGYKGFGLSLMVDVISGLLIGGGTGVRANPDQMGPAHTFIAIDTKAFGDTEQFLNRVDARVAEFKSCKKSANSTGIFMPGEIEEKCYAESQEAADIIPEIVDDLNALAEEMGRKVRLHEV
- a CDS encoding iron-containing alcohol dehydrogenase; this translates as MKFDYFVPTKLVFGCGTLNSLHEQELPGKKALIVVTCGKSVKDNGYLDRLEEQLRMAGVEYAVFDKILPNPVKRHVMEGAECARQNGCDFVIGLGGGSSIDASKAIAIMAVNPGDYWDYVNGGSGKGMPIPNRPLPIVAITTTAGTGTETDPWTVNTKEETNEKIGFGCDWTFPTLSVVDPELMLSVPKKFTIYQGFDALFHSTECYLHKAASVISDMFCIKGIELIGKSLARAVENGSDLEARTDVALANTLAGFSQSLSCCISEHSLEHAMSAYHHDLPHGAGLILICRAYYTYLVNSHSCDEKLVNMAKALGKTDAKEPMDFVHALEELLKACGADDLKMSDFGIREDEFRTLAKNARDTMGGLFEGDPCEIDEDACVRILQESYR
- a CDS encoding YhcH/YjgK/YiaL family protein encodes the protein MIINDAFSVNKYAYLDVKFEKAYEFLRRKDLADLPVGKYEIDGEDVFAMVQEYETSPESELQFESHKKYFDIQYMIHGKEYFKMISTEGLKVKQPYDENSDVMFYEDPEDSSVAYLTDGQMAVVAPEEAHKPRCAAGQPEKVRKIVAKVRV
- a CDS encoding Ldh family oxidoreductase; translation: MKVEFEKLISCAREIFEKAGVPGEEAQIVAEELAMANMMGVDSHGVLRIPQYLDEMKSGQIKPGASLEIVKETPVTAILDCKQNFGQVGARKMVDIVEEKAKKNFMACALSLNANHIGRLGSYTEELARRGLIAFGTVGVYSVGPMAPWGAMEPKLGTNPISWAVPRKGHDPLVMDCATTVVAEGKLRAYVQNGKQVPEGWIKDGYGNDTTNPLDFYAEPKGSIMPMGGKISGAKGSGLAIMADMFSVVLANDDYWSWEKNGGVRYAENSVYLMALNPEAFYGREVYEEQCEVHAQFIKNAKPAEGVKEVLLPGEFEQNMAAKRRAEGIELADNTWEGLIEIAQGLGCKWSEGLEVSKKENRFVGY
- the yiaK gene encoding 3-dehydro-L-gulonate 2-dehydrogenase, with protein sequence MLKISFQELVDTFERILLSRKVDPELAHLAALNFAETSADGVYSHGVNRFPRVIEYLDKGVVDGKATPECVSAFGGFERWDGHMGLGNANARKAMDRACELAKEHGIGIVAIGNTNHWMRGGAYGWQAADNGCIGMCWTNTMPNMPAWGGMEPKVGNNPFIISIPKSDGRHIVVDMAMSQFAYGKIELARMKGEKLPVPGGWDSEGNVTTDPAEIEKTRRVLPIGYWKGSGMSIALDLVAAVLSGRNSVTDIGKKYTEEVGLSQVLIAIDPECMNTKDLTDSIIDTVVEDIKASTPEREGGKIFYPGEIEINTREDHMKNGIPVLEEVWEKIQSL